A part of Deltaproteobacteria bacterium genomic DNA contains:
- a CDS encoding response regulator transcription factor: MLDKTISLFLADDHTIVRQGLVKLLEGETDLRVVGEAENGREAVEKVEKLKPNVVLMDIAMPLLNGIEATRQIRKVCPQTKVIVLSMHSHDRYISELFSLGASGYLLKNSTGIDIINAIHAALKGETYLSPSISHKVIEDYVSLKRKSPQEDLYNSLSNREREVFQMIAEGRSTREISEILYVSPSTVKTHRSNIMEKLNMDNISQLIQFAIYLGIVEIQA; encoded by the coding sequence ATGCTCGATAAAACCATTAGTCTTTTTCTCGCGGATGATCACACCATTGTTCGGCAGGGCCTGGTAAAGCTCCTGGAGGGAGAAACCGATCTGCGAGTGGTGGGAGAGGCAGAAAACGGGCGGGAAGCAGTTGAGAAAGTCGAGAAGTTAAAGCCCAATGTCGTGTTGATGGATATCGCGATGCCTTTGTTAAATGGGATTGAAGCCACTCGGCAAATCAGGAAGGTCTGCCCTCAGACCAAGGTCATCGTCCTTTCCATGCACTCCCACGACCGTTACATCAGCGAGCTGTTCAGCCTTGGTGCATCAGGGTATCTGCTCAAGAACTCCACCGGCATTGACATTATCAACGCCATCCACGCGGCACTCAAGGGAGAGACCTACCTGAGTCCATCCATATCACACAAGGTTATTGAAGATTACGTTTCCCTCAAGAGAAAGTCACCTCAGGAGGATCTCTACAACAGCCTTTCCAATCGGGAGAGAGAAGTCTTTCAAATGATTGCCGAGGGCCGTTCCACCAGGGAGATCTCTGAGATTCTTTACGTCAGTCCGAGCACAGTCAAGACCCATCGCAGTAACATCATGGAAAAGCTCAACATGGATAATATTTCACAATTAATACAGTTTGCCATTTACCTCGGTATTGTTGAAATCCAAGCCTGA
- a CDS encoding corrinoid protein — MATQEELHNRLSDGVVEYDEEAVRSAAQQVVEEGYDPLEAIMDGLAAGMVIVGDLYDRNEYFVPEVLMCADALYAGLDILRPLVPKEGSSTKGQVVIGTVQGDVHDIGKNLVKMMFDVGGFTVHDLGRDVPLEKFVEEQLRTDSEIVAMSAMMTTTMLGMKKVIQMIKEKNPNVAIMLGGAPITKDVVSLFGADGYAESAGNAVTEGIKMIGRLRELQKKK, encoded by the coding sequence ATGGCAACCCAAGAAGAACTGCACAATCGGTTGAGCGACGGAGTGGTGGAGTATGACGAGGAGGCTGTGAGGAGTGCTGCGCAACAGGTGGTAGAAGAAGGATACGATCCCCTTGAGGCCATTATGGACGGGCTCGCCGCCGGCATGGTGATTGTGGGGGATCTCTATGATCGAAACGAGTACTTTGTCCCTGAGGTGCTCATGTGTGCGGATGCCCTGTATGCGGGGCTGGATATCCTCAGACCCCTGGTGCCCAAGGAGGGCAGCTCCACGAAGGGGCAGGTGGTCATCGGCACGGTCCAGGGGGATGTACACGATATCGGCAAGAACCTGGTCAAGATGATGTTTGACGTTGGGGGGTTTACGGTTCATGACCTGGGCAGAGACGTTCCCCTAGAGAAGTTCGTGGAAGAGCAATTGCGAACCGATTCAGAGATTGTGGCAATGTCTGCCATGATGACGACCACTATGCTCGGGATGAAAAAGGTGATTCAGATGATCAAAGAGAAGAATCCCAACGTGGCTATCATGCTGGGAGGTGCCCCCATTACCAAAGATGTGGTGAGTCTTTTCGGGGCGGACGGCTATGCCGAATCTGCCGGAAATGCGGTTACCGAGGGCATCAAGATGATCGGTCGTTTGCGAGAACTTCAGAAGAAGAAATAG
- a CDS encoding MotA/TolQ/ExbB proton channel family protein, producing MIEVLLKGGPVMYPLLACSIISLTVTIERFLFWAREGFRCNQPLVDEVLELCRVGDWEAVRTRAGGSKDYVIKILISGILHREFSMTKAMETASADEIKRMRQYLKVLDTLITVSPLLGIFGTVIGIITSFELLGQSGIEHPQLVTAGIAQALITTATGLGIAILAVFPYNYFNSKVVYAALAIEKSTTSLEILYEKLIYTAREGVEETQ from the coding sequence ATGATCGAGGTACTTTTGAAGGGCGGTCCCGTGATGTACCCCCTCCTTGCATGTTCAATCATCTCCCTCACGGTCACCATAGAGAGGTTTCTTTTTTGGGCAAGGGAGGGTTTTCGCTGTAATCAACCCCTTGTAGACGAGGTCCTTGAGCTATGCCGCGTCGGGGATTGGGAGGCGGTGAGAACAAGGGCAGGTGGATCTAAGGATTACGTTATCAAAATTCTGATAAGCGGAATTCTGCATCGAGAGTTCTCTATGACGAAGGCCATGGAAACAGCCTCTGCCGACGAAATCAAGAGAATGCGTCAATATCTCAAGGTGCTCGACACTTTGATTACCGTATCTCCTCTGCTGGGCATTTTCGGCACGGTGATCGGTATTATCACGTCTTTTGAGCTCTTGGGGCAAAGCGGGATTGAACACCCCCAATTGGTAACCGCAGGGATAGCTCAGGCACTCATCACTACAGCCACAGGTCTCGGCATCGCGATACTCGCTGTCTTTCCTTACAACTACTTCAATTCGAAGGTTGTATATGCTGCCTTGGCAATCGAGAAGAGCACAACCAGCCTGGAAATCTTGTACGAAAAATTGATTTATACGGCTCGTGAGGGAGTGGAGGAAACACAATAA
- a CDS encoding DUF2284 domain-containing protein, translating to MQGNRGNVYSFVKGQTEKDIINELRELGGRYSIHEIVPLKTSDICVAQWVRLKCKYGCRKYGTNWCCPPETPSPDETKALLSEYKKALLLCGTSRNSQFYMDNQRKRKVQVNAWKGTVALERRLFLEGYYKAFALVSENCALCKKCSYPDACAFPMDRRPSVESCAIDIFQTLRNIGKAFSLAHDVTEEYNSYSIILLE from the coding sequence ATGCAGGGTAACCGGGGAAACGTATACTCATTTGTAAAAGGCCAGACGGAAAAGGATATCATCAACGAACTCAGGGAATTGGGGGGGAGATATTCTATCCATGAGATCGTTCCCTTGAAGACAAGTGATATCTGCGTTGCCCAGTGGGTCCGGCTGAAATGCAAATACGGATGCAGGAAGTACGGCACCAACTGGTGCTGCCCTCCCGAAACCCCTTCCCCCGATGAGACCAAGGCCCTTTTAAGTGAGTACAAAAAGGCCTTGCTCCTTTGTGGAACCTCGAGAAACAGCCAGTTTTATATGGATAATCAGAGAAAGAGGAAGGTCCAGGTCAATGCCTGGAAGGGAACCGTTGCCCTGGAACGGAGGCTTTTCTTGGAAGGATATTACAAGGCCTTTGCCCTGGTCTCTGAGAATTGCGCGCTTTGCAAAAAATGTTCCTATCCCGATGCATGCGCCTTTCCCATGGATAGACGGCCTTCTGTTGAATCCTGTGCCATAGATATCTTTCAGACGCTAAGAAACATAGGAAAAGCGTTCAGTTTAGCCCATGATGTGACCGAGGAGTATAACTCCTACAGCATTATTTTGCTGGAATAG
- a CDS encoding methyltransferase — protein sequence MAELTPKERVLRLLRKEPIDTMPFFSGMGMVLMPGIKKAGYNFPTIHTDAERMAMSAVWTARLMEFDCVVIPYDMTMESEAIGNEISLYEESEDILYPTIPEKRWKTMDEVVIPDNIVERGRLPLIPKAIAIIKREAPELPIGCWQLGPFTQAGQMLELDMILKGVFKQKQKVEETLDKITEMIIKIGKFLQASGCDYITLREPGVAADLLNPRTFRDMIKPRLTRILDSWKSPKILHICGDTNPLIEMMSECHADGLTVDIKNNMAESRKKLGNGVLLMGNLDTYKITCDETTTKEQAIEAVKQTIDNGADAIMPGCDMWPPVIEENTRACVETTHTYGRKPSPAVGRLS from the coding sequence ATGGCGGAACTGACCCCAAAGGAGCGCGTACTCAGGCTGCTGCGCAAAGAGCCGATCGATACCATGCCTTTTTTCAGCGGCATGGGAATGGTGTTGATGCCCGGCATCAAGAAGGCCGGGTACAATTTTCCAACCATCCACACAGATGCCGAAAGGATGGCCATGTCCGCGGTCTGGACCGCAAGACTCATGGAATTTGATTGTGTGGTGATTCCCTACGACATGACCATGGAATCGGAGGCCATCGGCAACGAGATCAGTTTATACGAAGAGTCTGAGGACATCCTGTATCCCACCATACCGGAAAAAAGATGGAAGACGATGGACGAGGTCGTGATCCCTGACAACATCGTGGAACGAGGGAGGCTCCCCCTGATTCCCAAGGCCATCGCGATCATCAAACGAGAGGCCCCGGAGTTGCCCATCGGTTGCTGGCAACTGGGTCCCTTCACCCAGGCAGGGCAGATGCTTGAGCTGGATATGATCCTGAAGGGTGTATTCAAGCAAAAACAAAAGGTGGAAGAGACCCTGGACAAGATTACGGAGATGATCATCAAGATCGGGAAGTTCCTCCAGGCATCCGGGTGTGATTATATCACCCTCCGAGAGCCGGGGGTCGCCGCTGATCTCCTGAACCCCCGCACCTTCCGGGACATGATCAAACCGCGGCTGACCCGTATCCTGGATTCCTGGAAATCCCCCAAGATCCTCCATATCTGCGGGGATACCAACCCTCTCATCGAGATGATGAGCGAATGCCATGCGGATGGACTCACCGTGGACATCAAGAACAATATGGCAGAATCCAGGAAAAAGCTGGGTAATGGGGTATTGCTCATGGGAAACCTGGACACCTACAAAATCACCTGCGATGAGACTACAACCAAAGAACAGGCCATCGAGGCCGTGAAACAGACCATCGACAATGGGGCGGACGCGATCATGCCGGGATGCGACATGTGGCCGCCGGTCATCGAAGAAAACACCCGGGCCTGTGTGGAGACGACCCATACCTATGGCCGAAAGCCGAGTCCTGCGGTGGGAAGGCTTTCATAG
- a CDS encoding ASKHA domain-containing protein produces the protein MVDNQAMVIFQPSGRRGKVEKGLTLIEASRRLGVDIESLCGEKKKCGKCIVRIEEGYFEKFGIDSKKGHVSPWQEEEEKFINAEKKADGYRLGCVARVEGDVLVFVPEESRAGKQVVSKAARDIPIRHDPAVKSYYVEVERPTFEEPTGDFERVCKELERLHGLRHLRIDIHALRELSAILREGDWKVTVSVWMDQEVIRVRPGRCEDYYGLAIDIGTTTVAGYFCNLNTMQVIDTVSLMNPQCKYGEDVMARITFHMTTPDGLERMSADIVEGLNWLIGEAIKGTHPPQKKVKKKKGDEGPEEWIEAPEEGKAYLRLSREDIEDVTIVGNTAMHHILLRLNPEYVGLAPFPPAIHHSLDIKARDLAIEVNRAAYVHVLPNEAGFVGADNVGVLIAEAPYKSEELQLIIDIGTNGELVLGNKHKLISSSCATGPALEGAQLAFGMRAAPGAIERIKIDPETHEVDYKVIGRDAWRGFSEPKEMKAKGICGSGILDVLAELYRTGIITKSGVFSKKQKSNRFRRNADSKQPEFVLAWAEEASIGRDIVITQKDVRQIQLAKGALHCGCKLMMRRMGIDKVDAVKIAGAFGTHVDREKALIMGLFPDVEIAKIIGVGNAAGDGARAALLDREKRVEANWVSRNVEYIELTVEKNFQQEFMEAMQIPHMKDEFPHLEGLVPEEILHQK, from the coding sequence ATGGTTGATAATCAAGCGATGGTCATTTTTCAGCCTTCGGGCCGGAGGGGGAAGGTGGAAAAGGGGCTGACCCTGATCGAGGCATCGAGACGTCTGGGTGTGGATATAGAAAGCTTGTGCGGCGAAAAGAAAAAGTGCGGTAAATGTATTGTCCGAATTGAAGAAGGATATTTTGAAAAATTCGGGATTGATTCGAAGAAAGGACATGTGAGCCCATGGCAGGAAGAGGAAGAAAAATTCATCAACGCCGAGAAAAAGGCGGACGGCTACCGCCTCGGTTGTGTGGCGAGGGTGGAAGGGGATGTGCTGGTTTTTGTTCCGGAAGAATCGAGGGCAGGTAAACAGGTGGTGAGCAAGGCCGCACGGGATATCCCTATCCGACATGATCCCGCAGTGAAGAGCTATTATGTAGAGGTGGAAAGGCCGACCTTTGAAGAGCCTACGGGCGATTTTGAGCGGGTGTGCAAGGAATTGGAACGTCTGCACGGGCTGAGACATCTTAGGATTGACATTCATGCCCTGAGGGAACTATCCGCCATCCTTCGGGAAGGGGATTGGAAGGTGACCGTGAGCGTATGGATGGATCAGGAGGTCATACGGGTTCGGCCGGGCAGATGTGAAGATTATTATGGTCTGGCCATTGATATCGGCACCACCACCGTGGCCGGTTATTTCTGCAACCTGAACACCATGCAGGTGATAGACACGGTCTCCCTCATGAACCCCCAGTGCAAGTACGGGGAGGACGTGATGGCGCGGATCACGTTTCACATGACCACGCCGGATGGTCTCGAAAGGATGAGCGCCGATATCGTCGAGGGTCTCAACTGGCTCATTGGCGAGGCCATCAAGGGGACCCATCCCCCTCAAAAAAAGGTGAAGAAAAAAAAGGGCGATGAGGGGCCTGAGGAATGGATCGAGGCCCCGGAAGAGGGCAAGGCGTACCTGCGCCTTTCCCGGGAGGATATCGAGGATGTGACCATTGTGGGCAATACGGCCATGCACCATATTTTGCTCCGGTTGAATCCGGAATATGTTGGCCTGGCCCCGTTCCCCCCTGCCATCCACCACAGCCTGGACATCAAGGCCCGGGATTTGGCTATTGAAGTGAACCGGGCGGCCTATGTGCACGTGCTGCCCAATGAGGCGGGATTTGTGGGCGCGGATAATGTGGGCGTCCTCATTGCTGAGGCCCCCTACAAGTCCGAAGAGCTCCAGTTGATCATTGACATCGGGACCAACGGGGAGTTGGTCCTCGGGAACAAACACAAGCTCATCTCCTCGTCCTGTGCCACAGGGCCGGCCCTGGAGGGGGCGCAGCTGGCCTTCGGGATGCGGGCGGCCCCCGGGGCTATAGAACGGATCAAGATTGACCCTGAAACCCACGAAGTGGACTACAAGGTCATTGGACGCGATGCCTGGCGCGGCTTTTCCGAGCCCAAGGAGATGAAGGCCAAGGGGATTTGCGGTTCCGGAATCCTGGATGTGCTGGCAGAACTGTATCGCACCGGGATTATCACAAAGAGTGGCGTCTTCAGTAAGAAACAGAAATCCAACCGGTTCAGAAGGAACGCAGACAGCAAACAGCCGGAATTCGTCCTTGCCTGGGCCGAAGAGGCCAGCATTGGAAGGGATATCGTCATTACCCAGAAGGATGTGCGTCAGATCCAGCTGGCCAAAGGGGCCCTCCACTGCGGCTGCAAACTGATGATGCGGCGCATGGGGATTGACAAGGTGGATGCGGTCAAGATCGCCGGGGCCTTCGGGACCCATGTGGACCGGGAAAAGGCCCTCATCATGGGGCTCTTCCCGGATGTTGAGATCGCCAAAATAATCGGCGTCGGCAATGCCGCCGGAGACGGTGCAAGGGCGGCCCTGCTGGACCGGGAAAAGCGGGTGGAGGCCAATTGGGTATCCCGGAACGTGGAATACATCGAGCTGACGGTGGAAAAGAACTTTCAGCAGGAATTTATGGAGGCCATGCAGATCCCCCACATGAAGGACGAGTTTCCTCATCTGGAAGGACTGGTGCCGGAGGAGATCCTTCATCAGAAATAG
- a CDS encoding DUF2284 domain-containing protein: MELGAQEAKLIDTTQIVFDPRSHLKCRFGCNRWGKFWTCPPHLNLSLESFMQAFSKYSKGIIIKTTTPKRGQEVALAIEKEAMLGFGMSFAFAMALCVLYEECAYPAPCQFPHLARPSMDAYGIHIEQTVKPLGFKVAFDNSGKLIPAWYTMVLFD; encoded by the coding sequence TTGGAGCTCGGCGCTCAAGAAGCCAAGCTGATTGATACGACACAGATTGTCTTTGATCCGCGATCACATCTGAAATGCCGTTTTGGCTGCAATCGATGGGGAAAGTTCTGGACTTGCCCACCTCATCTGAACCTTTCTCTGGAAAGCTTCATGCAGGCATTTTCAAAATATAGCAAGGGGATCATCATCAAAACCACTACTCCCAAAAGGGGCCAAGAAGTCGCCTTAGCCATCGAGAAAGAAGCTATGCTAGGCTTCGGTATGAGTTTTGCTTTTGCGATGGCCCTTTGCGTGCTATACGAAGAATGTGCTTATCCAGCCCCATGCCAATTCCCCCATCTGGCACGACCATCAATGGACGCTTATGGGATACATATCGAACAAACAGTTAAACCATTGGGATTCAAAGTCGCTTTTGACAATTCAGGAAAGCTGATACCGGCCTGGTATACGATGGTGCTCTTTGATTAG
- a CDS encoding PAS domain S-box protein, with protein sequence MPNAENDSLDRNHVVFDEAENFGCHLLKAAFQKERDLLQILDNLPDGLFTWDKEGNINYFNTAAERIAGISASDALGLHCKEIFKETTCQTGCTHNKGGQKGKHNYNKEFVATTLTGRTITITSSISVLKDHHGNVMGGVQVFKDTSDRKRLEDDLRLSENKYRRIFEGSKDMIFITSKEGSIRDVNQAALDLLGYGSKEELLSLFSVEDVYDTPMHWHVFKKQIDRYGFVKDFEAGFKRKDGTRMHCLLSGNAVRGETGEIIGYEGIVKDITARMDAIRNLQQRHRELSLLNAVALAMNATQDLDYILMTALQNVLDVLNLTSGGIFLIDHAASAFPLGVQKGLSDWVSNHAYELVLHDQALMRALLKKGLSLEPKSNFPAFSADLNVAELRGKPSSLRLTCFLITAREKASGLIALHVPSSRDLTEQDFHLLGSLGNFLGGAIENTRLIRTVHKHREELKGLTSKLFQSQEMERRRIARELHDEAGQALTGINFTMETIEKSALLDPDLVKGLISDVKKQINRTYQEMRRLSYRLHPPLLSDLGLEPALDAYLTRISKHSQLNIEFKMVGFEERLDRETETVLYRLSQEALTNTLKHANAENFRLSIIKSYPHIIFAAEDDGSGFDCDEVTRNNNTLGLLSMRERASMLGGEFSLRSSKGKGTRLRIGIPINGSSHAR encoded by the coding sequence ATGCCGAATGCTGAAAACGATTCGCTCGATCGGAATCATGTTGTTTTTGATGAAGCGGAAAATTTCGGCTGCCATCTTCTCAAGGCTGCCTTTCAAAAGGAGAGAGATCTTCTCCAGATCCTGGACAATCTCCCCGACGGTCTTTTCACATGGGACAAAGAGGGCAACATAAATTACTTTAACACCGCAGCAGAGCGAATAGCAGGGATCTCAGCCTCAGATGCCCTGGGGCTTCACTGCAAGGAGATATTCAAAGAGACAACCTGCCAAACAGGCTGCACGCACAACAAAGGCGGCCAGAAGGGGAAACACAACTACAATAAGGAATTTGTAGCGACAACGTTAACGGGCCGAACCATTACGATTACCTCCAGCATCTCCGTGTTGAAGGATCATCATGGCAACGTCATGGGAGGCGTACAGGTCTTTAAGGACACCTCGGACCGTAAGCGGTTAGAGGATGATCTGAGGCTTTCCGAAAACAAGTACCGTCGCATTTTTGAAGGCTCAAAGGACATGATCTTCATTACGTCAAAGGAGGGTTCGATCAGAGATGTGAACCAGGCCGCCTTGGATTTGTTGGGTTACGGGAGCAAGGAAGAGTTGCTGTCACTCTTTTCCGTGGAAGATGTATATGATACCCCGATGCATTGGCACGTGTTCAAGAAACAGATTGATCGTTATGGATTTGTGAAAGATTTTGAGGCGGGATTTAAGCGAAAGGACGGAACCCGCATGCATTGCCTGTTAAGCGGGAACGCCGTGAGAGGGGAAACCGGGGAGATTATCGGGTACGAAGGAATCGTGAAGGATATCACAGCAAGGATGGATGCCATCCGAAATCTGCAACAGCGGCACAGGGAACTTTCTCTTTTGAATGCCGTGGCACTTGCCATGAATGCCACTCAAGACCTGGACTATATCCTTATGACTGCCCTTCAAAACGTTTTGGATGTCTTGAATCTTACCTCCGGGGGTATCTTTCTGATCGATCATGCAGCTTCCGCTTTTCCCCTCGGCGTTCAGAAAGGCTTATCCGACTGGGTGAGTAATCATGCCTACGAGCTCGTCCTCCATGATCAGGCCCTCATGAGGGCCTTGCTTAAAAAGGGCCTCTCTCTTGAACCCAAGTCCAATTTCCCCGCCTTTTCCGCTGACTTGAATGTTGCAGAACTTCGAGGGAAGCCATCCTCACTTCGGCTTACCTGCTTTTTAATCACCGCAAGAGAAAAGGCGTCGGGATTGATTGCCCTACATGTCCCATCAAGCAGAGATCTCACTGAACAGGATTTTCATCTGCTTGGATCTCTTGGGAATTTCTTGGGCGGAGCTATTGAAAACACCCGGCTAATCCGGACCGTTCATAAACACCGGGAGGAACTTAAAGGACTGACCTCGAAGCTGTTTCAGTCACAAGAGATGGAGCGCAGGCGGATTGCACGAGAACTGCACGACGAAGCAGGGCAGGCCTTAACGGGAATCAATTTCACCATGGAAACCATCGAGAAGTCTGCGCTCCTAGACCCGGACCTTGTGAAAGGGCTTATCTCTGATGTTAAGAAGCAGATTAACCGGACCTACCAGGAAATGCGCCGCTTATCTTACAGACTTCATCCGCCTCTCTTGAGTGACCTGGGATTGGAGCCGGCACTTGACGCCTACTTGACACGTATTTCCAAACACTCTCAACTGAATATCGAATTCAAAATGGTCGGTTTTGAAGAACGCCTGGATCGTGAGACCGAAACAGTCCTCTATAGGCTTTCCCAAGAGGCACTTACCAATACGTTGAAGCATGCGAATGCAGAGAATTTTAGACTTTCGATCATCAAAAGCTACCCCCATATCATTTTCGCGGCAGAGGATGACGGATCAGGATTTGATTGCGACGAAGTCACTCGGAATAACAATACATTGGGCCTGTTGTCCATGAGAGAACGGGCATCCATGTTAGGCGGGGAATTTTCTCTCCGTTCTTCAAAAGGGAAAGGTACGCGCCTTAGAATCGGAATCCCCATCAACGGGTCTTCCCATGCTCGATAA
- a CDS encoding tetrahydromethanopterin S-methyltransferase subunit H gives MFHFEREQKVCQVGGVKFGGQPGSYPTVVCSSIFQKGDKVFEGKRKEGFDEKRGEELLKTQDRLWSETGVPGMADVVANSEEEFKRYIDFITSVSDMPFCVDAWKLKPKLAGAAYCAEKGLLDRMFYNSLTVWEEELETEVREIHGMGVKHVLLVAFDMEDQLPKGRITGTQKLLDAMEKVGATFDSIFVDTSVMNGPAVAFCGLANRMIKEKWGFPTGSAPSNGSYMWKKAKELWGFKGWAAVDAGLESLAAFLYHDMIFSGPMAGASRVFPAIAMADAFTAAAAFAETKRLPEDQNHPLFKLFPEFVDQLRTVG, from the coding sequence ATGTTTCATTTTGAGAGGGAACAAAAGGTGTGTCAGGTAGGGGGGGTGAAGTTTGGAGGACAGCCGGGAAGCTATCCCACCGTGGTGTGTTCATCCATCTTTCAAAAGGGAGACAAGGTCTTCGAGGGAAAGAGAAAGGAGGGTTTCGATGAAAAGAGGGGAGAGGAACTTCTGAAAACTCAGGACCGATTGTGGAGCGAGACAGGAGTCCCTGGAATGGCGGATGTGGTCGCCAACAGCGAAGAGGAATTCAAGCGGTACATTGACTTCATCACCTCTGTCAGCGACATGCCTTTTTGCGTGGATGCCTGGAAGCTGAAACCCAAGCTGGCCGGGGCCGCCTACTGCGCGGAAAAGGGGCTCCTGGACCGGATGTTTTACAACAGCCTGACCGTATGGGAAGAGGAACTGGAGACAGAGGTCAGAGAGATCCATGGGATGGGCGTCAAGCATGTCCTCCTGGTGGCATTTGATATGGAAGACCAGCTGCCCAAGGGGCGGATCACCGGGACCCAGAAGCTCCTTGATGCCATGGAAAAAGTGGGCGCCACCTTCGACAGCATCTTTGTGGACACCTCTGTGATGAACGGCCCGGCGGTGGCCTTTTGTGGCCTTGCCAACCGGATGATCAAGGAGAAATGGGGCTTTCCCACGGGGAGCGCCCCCTCCAATGGGTCGTATATGTGGAAAAAGGCAAAAGAGCTGTGGGGATTCAAAGGCTGGGCTGCCGTAGATGCGGGCCTGGAATCGCTGGCGGCCTTTCTGTACCATGACATGATCTTCTCCGGTCCTATGGCCGGGGCTTCCAGGGTATTCCCGGCCATTGCCATGGCCGATGCCTTTACGGCCGCTGCGGCCTTTGCCGAGACAAAAAGGCTGCCAGAGGACCAGAACCATCCGCTCTTCAAGCTGTTCCCGGAATTTGTGGATCAGCTCAGGACGGTGGGATAA